The following coding sequences lie in one Rutidosis leptorrhynchoides isolate AG116_Rl617_1_P2 chromosome 6, CSIRO_AGI_Rlap_v1, whole genome shotgun sequence genomic window:
- the LOC139856064 gene encoding aquaporin TIP4-1, with product MAKIAIGSFDEVTKADCIQALVVEFIVTFLFIFAGVGSAMTTEKLAGNEVVGLLFVAMAHAFVVAVMISAGLRISGGHLNPAVTLGLCVGGHITVVRSLLYWIDQLLASVAACALLSYLTGGLATPVHTLAVGMDSLQGVIMEIVLTFSLLFTVYATLVDPKKGCLDGLGPLLTGLVVGANIMAAGPFSGASMNPARSFGPALVAGVWTDHWVYWVGPLIGGGLAGFIYENFFIVKTYFALSRDEEHH from the exons ATGGCTAAGATCGCGATAGGCTCGTTTGATGAGGTCACCAAGGCCGACTGCATCCAAGCCCTCGTTGTCGAGTTTATCGTCACTTTCCTCTTCATTTTTGCCGGTGTTGGATCCGCCATGACCACTG AAAAATTGGCTGGAAATGAGGTGGTTGGGCTATTGTTCGTTGCAATGGCTCATGCATTTGTTGTGGCTGTGATGATATCTGCTGGTTTAAGAATCTCCGGTGGTCATTTGAATCCGGCAGTCACACTTGGGCTATGTGTTGGTGGTCATATTACAGTTGTTCGATCCCTTCTTTATTGGATTGATCAGTTGCTTGCTTCTGTTGCTGCTTGTGCTCTTCTAAGTTATCTCACTGGTGGATTG GCTACACCAGTGCATACACTTGCAGTTGGGATGGATTCTCTACAAGGTGTTATAATGGAGATAGTGTTGACATTCTCGTTGCTCTTCACAGTTTACGCTACTTTAGTGGACCCTAAAAAAGGTTGTCTTGATGGGCTTGGCCCACTTCTAACTGGGCTTGTTGTTGGTGCTAATATCATGGCTGCAGGCCCTTTCTCCGGTGCTTCAATGAACCCTGCAAGGTCTTTTGGGCCTGCTTTAGTAGCTGGAGTTTGGACTGATCATTGGGTTTATTGGGTTGGGCCACTTATTGGAGGTGGGCTAGCTGGGTTCATTTACgaaaatttcttcattgtcaaaaccTATTTTGCTCTTTCAAGAGATGAAGAACATCATTAA